Proteins co-encoded in one Candidatus Stoquefichus sp. SB1 genomic window:
- a CDS encoding DUF4366 domain-containing protein, whose translation MKNKNKNKKIFNALLTLCAALVLMGGFSVTAYAQTPEGQDDATDDSGVVYEEPEKEEPLTPDGNATLVDDFGGNKQLITVTTKNGNYFYILIDRDDKGENTVHFLNQVDEADLMALMEDGNTATEPPTVCNCTEKCEAGKVNVSCPVCKDNMTACSGKEAEPETEEPAEQPEKKNNTGGLLVFLIVALLGGGGAAYYFKVMKPKQDVKGGTDLDDFDFDDYDEDEPEPDETGDGGGTEDEEA comes from the coding sequence ATGAAGAATAAGAATAAGAATAAGAAGATTTTTAATGCCCTGCTGACCTTATGCGCCGCCCTTGTCCTTATGGGCGGCTTTTCCGTTACCGCTTACGCGCAGACCCCGGAGGGACAGGACGACGCGACCGACGACAGCGGCGTTGTCTACGAGGAACCCGAAAAGGAAGAACCCCTCACCCCGGACGGGAACGCTACCCTTGTGGACGATTTTGGCGGCAACAAGCAGCTTATCACCGTGACGACCAAAAACGGCAATTACTTTTATATCCTCATTGACCGGGACGACAAGGGCGAGAACACCGTGCATTTCCTCAATCAAGTGGACGAAGCCGACCTTATGGCACTCATGGAGGACGGGAACACCGCCACGGAGCCGCCCACAGTCTGCAACTGTACGGAGAAATGCGAAGCCGGGAAAGTAAATGTAAGCTGCCCCGTCTGCAAGGACAACATGACCGCTTGCAGCGGCAAGGAAGCGGAGCCGGAAACGGAGGAACCCGCAGAGCAGCCGGAAAAGAAAAACAACACGGGCGGGCTTTTGGTATTCCTCATTGTGGCACTTCTTGGCGGCGGGGGCGCAGCCTACTACTTTAAGGTTATGAAGCCGAAGCAGGACGTAAAAGGCGGCACAGACCTTGACGATTTCGATTTTGACGATTACGACGAGGACGAGCCGGAACCCGACGAAACCGGGGACGGCGGGGGAACGGAGGACGAGGAAGCATGA
- a CDS encoding DUF4315 family protein, which produces MAANKIDRINREIEKTREKITEYQNKLKGLEAQKTEAENLQIVQLVRSMRLSPAELTSMLSGGAIPGMTPAPVLSGADIDDKEENEDEE; this is translated from the coding sequence ATGGCAGCAAACAAGATTGACCGTATCAACCGGGAGATTGAAAAGACCCGCGAGAAGATCACCGAGTATCAGAACAAACTGAAAGGGCTGGAAGCACAGAAAACCGAAGCGGAGAATTTGCAGATCGTCCAGCTTGTGCGCTCCATGCGGCTTTCCCCCGCAGAGCTTACTTCCATGCTGTCCGGGGGCGCAATCCCCGGCATGACCCCCGCGCCCGTTTTAAGCGGCGCAGACATCGACGATAAGGAGGAAAACGAAGATGAAGAATAA
- a CDS encoding CD1108 family mobile element protein gives MKQYKARDKITQKMTRDGAIEVNAATGKQKRISKRAREAALLKTPEQQAAQDAQAAQPLPGNPAPDISPNAPPLPHAPGTEAAQNTGTAERVLEHIDGAHTRAASKKVARKAQAEAESRARTSRLQFTEEERATPELERYIKKSDKAADRLDEARAKIPKEKKLVKERTFDEAAGKGKTRLRFEEREKPMNGGKAHKNPLSRPAQEAGIFVHNKVHSVEKDNSGVEGAHKSEELAEKGAKYGARKIKEGYRSHKLKPYRAAAKAEKAAEKANANYLYQKALHDNPQIAASNPLSRYMQKQRIKKQYAKTVKAQGAKSVKNAAENTRKAAKKTAEETKKAVAFVGRHPAGVCIAIGALLLFIMVSSALSSCGAMFSGMVNGIVGTSYTSEDADLVAVENNYTALETELQREIDNIERDNPGYDEYRYDLDSIGHNPHELASYLTALLQTYTPATAQAEIDRIFALQYTLTLTEEVEVRHRTETRTGTRTVTDPVTGETSTETYEYEVDVAYNYYILNVKLENKPISELAPGLLTPEQLEMFRVYLETSGNKPLIFGGGSPDTNPSEDLSGVQLVNGTRPGNTAIVDRAKSQVGNVGGQPYWSWYGFSSRVEWCACFVSWCYNQAGKSEPRFAACQSQGIPWFQSHGQWGDRNYPNIAPGDAIFFDWDGDGSADHVGLVIGTDGQRVYTVEGNSGDACKIKSYSLDYGCIKGYGLMNWN, from the coding sequence ATGAAGCAGTACAAAGCCCGCGACAAGATCACGCAGAAAATGACCCGTGACGGGGCTATCGAAGTAAACGCGGCTACCGGGAAACAAAAGCGTATCAGCAAACGGGCGCGGGAAGCTGCCCTGCTGAAAACGCCGGAGCAACAGGCGGCGCAGGACGCACAGGCAGCACAGCCCCTACCGGGCAATCCCGCCCCGGATATTTCCCCTAACGCGCCGCCCCTGCCCCATGCGCCGGGGACGGAAGCCGCACAGAACACGGGAACCGCCGAGCGCGTCTTAGAGCATATCGACGGGGCGCACACCCGCGCAGCCAGCAAAAAGGTGGCAAGGAAAGCACAGGCAGAAGCGGAAAGCCGCGCCCGCACTTCCCGGCTGCAATTCACCGAGGAAGAACGGGCAACGCCGGAGCTGGAAAGATACATCAAGAAATCCGACAAAGCCGCTGACAGGCTGGACGAAGCAAGGGCGAAAATCCCAAAGGAAAAGAAACTTGTCAAGGAGCGAACCTTTGACGAAGCTGCCGGGAAAGGCAAGACCCGCCTGCGTTTTGAGGAACGGGAAAAGCCTATGAACGGCGGCAAGGCACATAAAAACCCGTTATCCCGCCCCGCGCAGGAAGCGGGTATTTTCGTCCATAACAAGGTACATTCCGTGGAAAAGGACAATTCCGGCGTGGAGGGTGCGCACAAATCCGAGGAATTAGCGGAGAAAGGCGCAAAGTACGGGGCGAGGAAGATTAAGGAGGGCTACCGCAGTCACAAGCTCAAACCCTACCGGGCGGCGGCAAAAGCTGAAAAGGCAGCGGAAAAAGCAAACGCCAATTACCTCTACCAAAAGGCACTCCACGACAACCCGCAGATCGCCGCGTCCAACCCGCTCTCCCGGTATATGCAGAAGCAGCGTATCAAAAAGCAGTATGCAAAGACCGTCAAGGCACAGGGCGCAAAGTCCGTCAAGAACGCAGCGGAGAACACCCGGAAAGCGGCGAAAAAGACCGCAGAGGAAACCAAAAAGGCAGTCGCTTTTGTAGGGCGGCACCCGGCGGGTGTCTGTATCGCCATAGGTGCGCTGCTGCTTTTCATTATGGTATCTTCCGCGCTGTCCTCTTGCGGGGCTATGTTTTCCGGCATGGTAAACGGCATTGTTGGGACTTCCTACACGTCGGAGGACGCGGATTTAGTCGCCGTGGAAAATAACTATACGGCATTGGAAACGGAGCTACAACGCGAGATTGACAATATTGAGCGCGACAACCCCGGCTATGACGAGTACCGCTATGACCTTGACAGTATCGGGCATAACCCCCATGAATTAGCGTCCTACCTTACCGCGCTTTTACAGACCTATACCCCGGCAACGGCACAGGCAGAAATAGATCGTATCTTTGCGCTGCAATATACCCTCACTCTCACGGAGGAAGTGGAGGTACGCCACCGCACGGAAACCCGGACAGGGACGCGGACAGTCACCGACCCGGTAACGGGGGAAACCTCTACGGAAACCTACGAATACGAGGTAGACGTAGCCTATAACTATTACATTCTCAACGTCAAGCTGGAGAACAAGCCCATATCCGAGCTTGCGCCGGGACTACTCACGCCGGAGCAGCTTGAAATGTTCCGTGTGTACTTGGAAACCAGCGGAAACAAGCCCCTCATTTTCGGCGGCGGTTCCCCGGACACAAACCCGTCCGAGGATTTAAGCGGGGTACAGCTTGTGAACGGCACACGCCCCGGAAATACCGCCATTGTAGACCGGGCGAAGTCACAGGTAGGAAATGTAGGGGGACAGCCCTATTGGAGCTGGTACGGCTTCAGCAGCCGCGTGGAATGGTGCGCCTGTTTCGTTTCATGGTGCTACAATCAAGCCGGGAAAAGCGAGCCGCGCTTTGCCGCCTGCCAGTCACAGGGTATCCCGTGGTTCCAGTCACACGGGCAATGGGGCGACCGCAATTATCCAAACATAGCACCCGGCGACGCGATTTTCTTTGATTGGGACGGGGACGGGAGCGCAGACCATGTAGGGCTTGTGATCGGCACGGACGGGCAGCGCGTTTACACCGTCGAGGGCAATTCCGGGGACGCTTGCAAGATTAAGAGCTATTCCCTTGACTATGGCTGCATTAAAGGCTATGGACTGATGAATTGGAACTGA
- a CDS encoding VirB4-like conjugal transfer ATPase, CD1110 family translates to MSKETTKGGAPGKDPGKAKPKRKLTREEKKQIAAIIRQAKGDGKAHTAQQTIPYINLYPDGICRVTERKYSKSIVFEDINYQLAQADDKTAIFENWCDFLNYFDASVSVQLSFINQGTQREEAEKAINIPAQDDAFNSIRTEYGDMLKSQLSKGNNGLVKHKYITFSIEADNMSAAKSRLSRIETDILNNFKVLGVTARPMTGYERLQTMHGVFHPEGEPFNFDFSWLAPSGLTTKDFIAPPSFRFGEGRYFRMGKKIGAVSFLQILAPELNDRILADMLDLETGVIVNLHIHSIDQTEAIKTVKRKITDLDKMKIEEQKKAVRAGYDMDIIPSDLATFGGEAKNLLQDLQSRNERMFLLTFLVVNMADTKRKLENDIFAAAGIAQKYNCALTRLDYQQEAGLMSSVPIGENLIPIQRGLTTSSTAIFIPFITQELFQRGASLYYGLNALSNNMILCDRKQLKNPNGLILGTPGSGKSFAAKREMTNAFLITDDDIIICDPEAEYYPLVQRLQGQVIRLSPTSPHYVNPMDINLNYSEDDNPLALKSDFILSLCELIVGGKEGLQPVDKTVIDRAVRNVYRPFLAAPDPAKMPIMGDLYDELLKQPEPEAARIAAALELYVSGSLNVFNHRTNVELNNRLVCFDIKQLGKQLKKLGMLIVQDQVWNRVTVNRAAKKSTRYFMDEFHLLLKDEQTAAYSVEIWKRFRKWGGIPTAITQNVKDLLASREVENIFENSDFVLMLNQAAGDRAILAKQLNISPQQMSYVTHSEAGEGLLFYGNVILPFVDRFPKDTELYRVMTTKPEEVGGA, encoded by the coding sequence TTGTCAAAGGAAACAACCAAAGGCGGCGCACCGGGAAAAGACCCCGGAAAGGCTAAACCGAAGCGGAAACTGACCCGCGAGGAAAAGAAGCAGATCGCCGCCATTATCAGACAGGCAAAGGGGGACGGAAAGGCGCACACCGCCCAGCAGACGATCCCCTACATCAACCTGTACCCGGACGGGATATGCCGGGTGACGGAAAGGAAATACAGCAAGAGCATTGTCTTTGAGGATATAAACTACCAGCTTGCACAAGCGGACGACAAGACCGCCATTTTTGAGAACTGGTGCGACTTCCTCAACTACTTTGACGCTTCCGTATCAGTGCAGCTCTCTTTCATCAATCAAGGGACGCAGCGGGAGGAAGCGGAAAAGGCAATCAACATTCCGGCGCAGGACGATGCTTTCAACTCTATCCGCACGGAATACGGGGATATGCTGAAAAGCCAGCTTTCCAAAGGGAACAACGGGCTTGTGAAGCACAAATATATCACGTTCAGTATCGAAGCGGATAACATGAGCGCGGCAAAATCCCGCCTTTCCCGTATCGAAACGGACATACTGAACAATTTTAAGGTTTTAGGCGTGACCGCCCGCCCCATGACAGGCTATGAACGCTTACAGACCATGCACGGGGTATTCCACCCGGAGGGGGAGCCGTTCAACTTTGATTTCTCATGGCTTGCCCCGTCCGGGCTTACCACAAAGGACTTTATCGCCCCGCCCTCATTCCGTTTTGGCGAGGGGCGGTACTTCCGCATGGGGAAAAAGATCGGCGCGGTATCGTTCTTACAGATACTTGCGCCGGAGCTGAACGACCGCATTTTAGCGGATATGTTAGACCTTGAAACGGGCGTGATCGTAAACCTGCATATCCACAGTATCGACCAGACGGAAGCCATTAAGACCGTCAAGAGAAAGATCACCGACCTTGACAAAATGAAGATTGAGGAACAGAAGAAAGCCGTCCGCGCCGGGTACGACATGGATATTATACCGTCTGACCTTGCCACTTTCGGCGGCGAAGCGAAAAATCTCTTGCAGGACTTACAGAGCCGCAATGAAAGAATGTTCCTCTTGACGTTCCTTGTGGTGAACATGGCAGACACGAAGCGGAAACTGGAAAATGACATTTTCGCGGCGGCGGGTATTGCACAGAAATATAACTGCGCCCTCACCCGGCTTGACTACCAGCAGGAAGCGGGGCTTATGTCAAGCGTCCCTATCGGTGAGAACCTTATCCCCATTCAAAGGGGACTGACAACCAGCAGCACGGCGATCTTTATCCCCTTTATCACGCAGGAGCTTTTTCAGAGGGGCGCAAGCCTTTATTATGGGCTGAACGCTCTTTCCAACAACATGATACTCTGCGATCGCAAGCAGCTTAAAAACCCCAACGGCTTGATCTTGGGAACGCCGGGAAGCGGAAAATCCTTTGCGGCAAAGCGGGAAATGACAAACGCTTTCCTCATTACGGACGACGATATAATTATCTGCGACCCGGAAGCCGAGTATTACCCCCTTGTGCAGCGGTTACAGGGACAGGTGATAAGGCTTTCCCCCACCAGCCCGCACTACGTCAACCCTATGGATATTAACCTCAACTATTCCGAGGACGACAACCCGCTTGCACTGAAATCTGACTTTATCCTCTCCCTTTGTGAGCTGATCGTCGGCGGCAAGGAGGGCTTACAGCCCGTGGATAAGACCGTGATTGACCGCGCTGTTAGGAATGTGTACCGCCCTTTCCTTGCAGCCCCCGACCCGGCAAAAATGCCGATCATGGGCGACCTTTACGACGAGCTTTTGAAGCAGCCGGAGCCGGAAGCGGCGCGTATCGCGGCGGCATTGGAGCTTTACGTTTCCGGGAGCCTTAACGTCTTTAACCACCGTACCAACGTGGAACTGAACAACCGCCTTGTCTGCTTTGACATTAAACAGCTTGGGAAGCAGCTTAAAAAGTTAGGTATGCTCATTGTGCAAGATCAAGTATGGAACCGCGTCACCGTGAACCGGGCGGCGAAGAAATCCACAAGGTATTTTATGGACGAATTTCACCTGTTACTGAAAGACGAACAGACCGCCGCTTACAGCGTGGAGATTTGGAAGCGTTTCAGAAAATGGGGCGGCATACCCACGGCGATCACGCAGAACGTGAAAGACCTCTTGGCAAGCCGGGAAGTTGAAAATATCTTTGAGAACAGCGATTTTGTCCTCATGCTCAATCAGGCGGCGGGCGACCGGGCTATCCTTGCAAAGCAGCTCAATATCTCCCCGCAGCAAATGAGCTATGTCACCCATTCCGAAGCGGGCGAGGGGCTTTTGTTCTATGGCAACGTCATTCTGCCCTTTGTAGACCGTTTCCCGAAAGATACCGAGCTGTACCGCGTTATGACGACAAAGCCGGAGGAAGTGGGCGGCGCGTAA
- a CDS encoding PrgI family protein — MAYVPVPKDLSKIKTKVAFNLTKRQIVCFAVALIVGLPLFFLLKDSAGTSAASFVMIVVMLPCFLMAMYEKHGQPLEVVVKNIIQTKFVRPKERPYQTQNLYAVLEKQRKLEKEVSAIVKGNNQRRRTGKRPRKG, encoded by the coding sequence ATGGCGTATGTACCCGTACCAAAGGATTTATCAAAGATAAAAACGAAAGTCGCTTTCAACCTTACGAAGCGGCAGATCGTTTGTTTCGCGGTAGCCCTCATTGTGGGCTTGCCACTTTTTTTCTTGCTAAAGGACAGCGCGGGAACCAGCGCAGCGTCGTTCGTGATGATCGTCGTCATGCTCCCCTGCTTCCTCATGGCAATGTACGAGAAACACGGACAGCCCCTTGAAGTCGTGGTGAAGAACATCATTCAGACAAAGTTTGTCCGACCAAAGGAGCGACCCTATCAGACGCAGAATTTATACGCTGTCTTGGAGAAGCAGCGAAAACTGGAAAAGGAGGTATCAGCGATTGTCAAAGGAAACAACCAAAGGCGGCGCACCGGGAAAAGACCCCGGAAAGGCTAA
- a CDS encoding MT-A70 family methyltransferase, translated as MEIFRAERRKYNPTLTREEPHTIGTGKGHKLTFALTAIMGDLQEAHRKEGQETIEKKYGIIYADPPWKYAQKRLSGAAEHHYPTMSIEELCALPVADLAAEDSALFLWATFPQLPEALRLIKAWGFTYKTAAFVWLKLNKKSYTWFYGLGFWTRGNAEICLLATRGHPKRKSAGIHQFIISPIEQHSKKPDITRDKIVALMGDIPRIELFARQETAGWDTWGNETKNSIEL; from the coding sequence GTGGAGATTTTCAGAGCGGAGCGGCGAAAATACAACCCGACCTTGACGCGGGAGGAACCCCATACAATAGGGACGGGCAAAGGGCATAAACTGACCTTTGCCTTAACTGCCATAATGGGGGACTTGCAGGAAGCACACAGAAAGGAGGGACAAGAAACCATTGAAAAGAAATACGGCATAATCTACGCCGATCCCCCGTGGAAGTACGCACAGAAGCGGCTTTCCGGCGCGGCAGAACACCACTACCCGACCATGAGCATAGAGGAATTATGTGCGCTCCCCGTGGCTGACCTTGCGGCAGAGGACAGCGCACTTTTTTTGTGGGCGACATTCCCACAGCTTCCCGAAGCCCTGCGGCTAATTAAGGCTTGGGGCTTTACCTATAAGACCGCCGCCTTTGTATGGCTGAAACTCAATAAAAAATCCTACACATGGTTTTACGGCTTGGGATTTTGGACGCGGGGAAATGCGGAAATCTGTCTGCTTGCCACACGGGGACACCCAAAGCGCAAGTCGGCGGGTATTCATCAATTCATTATCTCCCCCATAGAGCAGCACAGCAAAAAGCCGGACATTACGCGGGACAAAATCGTTGCCCTCATGGGCGACATTCCCCGGATAGAGCTTTTCGCAAGGCAGGAAACGGCGGGCTGGGACACATGGGGGAATGAAACCAAAAACAGCATAGAACTCTGA
- a CDS encoding VirB6/TrbL-like conjugal transfer protein, CD1112 family has protein sequence MQSILDAITEWIKEILIGAINGNLSTMFGDVNEKVGTIAAEVGQTPQGWNAGIFNMIRTLSENVIVPIAGLVITYVLCVELISMVTEKNNMHDVDTFMFFKWFFKAWVAVYLVTHTFDITMAVFDVAQHVVSGAAGVISGSTNIDVAAALASMQSGLDAMEIPELLLLVMETSLVSLCMKIMSVLITVILYGRMIEIYLYCSVSPIPFATMTNREWGQIGNNYLKSLFAIGFQGFLIMICVGIYAVLVNSMIVADNLHSAIFSLAAYTVILCFSLFKSGALAKSIFAAH, from the coding sequence ATGCAGAGCATACTTGACGCGATCACGGAATGGATAAAGGAAATCCTCATAGGAGCCATTAACGGGAACCTGTCAACTATGTTCGGGGACGTAAACGAGAAAGTCGGCACTATCGCCGCCGAGGTAGGGCAGACCCCGCAGGGGTGGAACGCGGGCATATTCAACATGATACGCACGTTATCGGAGAATGTGATCGTACCCATTGCGGGGCTTGTCATTACCTACGTCCTATGCGTGGAGCTTATCAGCATGGTAACGGAAAAGAACAACATGCACGACGTTGACACATTTATGTTTTTCAAGTGGTTTTTCAAGGCGTGGGTGGCGGTGTACCTTGTCACCCACACCTTTGATATTACTATGGCAGTCTTTGACGTTGCGCAGCACGTCGTTTCCGGCGCGGCAGGGGTGATAAGCGGCAGCACGAACATTGATGTTGCCGCCGCCCTTGCTTCCATGCAGTCCGGGCTTGACGCAATGGAAATCCCCGAATTACTCCTGCTTGTCATGGAAACAAGCCTTGTGAGCCTTTGCATGAAGATCATGTCGGTGCTTATCACGGTTATCCTGTACGGCAGAATGATTGAAATATACCTTTACTGTTCCGTGTCGCCTATCCCATTTGCAACAATGACTAACCGGGAATGGGGACAGATCGGGAACAACTACCTAAAATCCTTGTTCGCTATCGGTTTTCAAGGCTTCCTCATTATGATATGTGTCGGTATTTACGCGGTGCTGGTAAACAGCATGATTGTAGCGGATAACTTACACAGCGCGATATTTTCCCTTGCGGCATATACGGTTATCCTCTGCTTTTCCCTGTTCAAATCCGGCGCACTTGCAAAGTCAATTTTCGCGGCGCACTAA
- a CDS encoding Maff2 family mobile element protein — MAFFTSAVGVLKTLVIALGAGLGIWGVVNLMEGYGNDNPGAKSQGMKQLMAGGGVALIGTTLVPLLANLFS, encoded by the coding sequence ATGGCATTTTTTACTTCCGCAGTAGGCGTTTTGAAAACACTTGTTATCGCTCTTGGGGCTGGTCTTGGCATTTGGGGCGTTGTCAATCTCATGGAGGGCTACGGCAACGACAACCCCGGCGCGAAGTCACAGGGCATGAAACAGCTCATGGCGGGCGGCGGCGTTGCGCTGATCGGCACGACCCTTGTACCGCTGCTTGCGAACCTGTTCTCCTAA
- a CDS encoding VirD4-like conjugal transfer protein, CD1115 family: protein MKPEIKKLLILNLPYLLFVYLFDKAGAAVRLSPGMDASQKILNLGEGFTAAFASAAPSFHPADLLIGIAGAVIIRLAVYLKGKNAKKYRKGIEYGSARWGTAEDIKPYIDPVFENNIPLTQTERLTMNSRPKQPKYARNKNILVIGGSGSGKTRFFVKPSLMQMHSSYVVTDPKGTVLIECGKLLQRGGYRIKVLNTINFKKSMRYNPFAYIRSEKDILKLVNTIIANTKGDGEKSGEDFWVKSERLFYCALIGYIHYEAPEEEKNFTTLLEMINASEAREDDPEFQSPVDLMFERLEEKDPEHFAVRQYKKFLLSAGKTRSSILISCGARLAPFDIKELRELMETDEMELDTLGDRKTALFVIISDTDDTFNFVVSILYTQLFNLLCDKADDEYGGRLPVHVRCLLDEFANIGQIPKFEKLIATIRSREISASIILQSQSQLKAIYKDNADTIVGNCDTTLFLGGKEKSTLKEISEILGKETIDSFNTSETRGRELSHGMNYQKLGKELMTQDEIAVMDGGKCILQVRGVRPFFSDKFDITRHPKYKYLSDADPKNAFDMEKHIKRRPAIVKPDEEFDVYEIDGADLQEDADSE from the coding sequence ATGAAGCCGGAAATCAAGAAGCTGCTTATCCTCAATCTCCCGTATCTGCTCTTTGTGTACCTGTTTGACAAGGCAGGCGCGGCTGTCCGGCTTTCCCCCGGCATGGACGCAAGCCAAAAAATCTTGAACTTGGGGGAGGGCTTCACCGCCGCCTTTGCCAGCGCAGCCCCCAGCTTCCACCCCGCCGATTTACTGATCGGTATTGCCGGGGCGGTGATTATCCGGCTTGCCGTTTACCTAAAGGGCAAGAACGCGAAAAAATACCGCAAGGGCATTGAGTACGGTTCCGCACGCTGGGGGACAGCCGAGGACATAAAGCCGTACATAGACCCGGTATTTGAGAACAATATCCCGCTTACGCAGACGGAACGGCTTACCATGAACAGCCGCCCGAAGCAGCCGAAGTATGCAAGAAACAAAAATATCCTTGTGATCGGCGGTTCCGGCAGCGGCAAGACCCGCTTTTTCGTCAAACCGTCGCTTATGCAAATGCACAGCAGCTATGTTGTCACAGACCCGAAAGGCACGGTTTTAATCGAGTGCGGGAAGCTCTTACAGCGTGGCGGGTACAGAATAAAAGTGCTGAACACAATCAATTTCAAGAAGTCCATGCGTTACAACCCCTTTGCGTATATCCGCAGCGAGAAAGACATTTTGAAGCTGGTAAATACCATAATCGCCAACACCAAAGGCGACGGGGAGAAATCCGGCGAGGATTTTTGGGTGAAGTCGGAACGGCTTTTCTACTGCGCCCTTATCGGCTATATCCACTATGAAGCCCCGGAGGAAGAAAAGAACTTCACGACGCTGCTTGAAATGATAAACGCCAGCGAAGCCCGCGAGGACGACCCGGAATTTCAAAGCCCGGTTGACCTCATGTTTGAACGGCTGGAAGAAAAAGACCCGGAGCATTTCGCTGTCCGGCAGTACAAAAAATTCCTGCTGTCGGCGGGCAAGACGCGAAGCTCTATCCTCATTTCCTGCGGCGCAAGGTTAGCCCCCTTTGACATTAAGGAGCTGCGGGAGCTTATGGAAACGGACGAAATGGAGCTTGACACGCTGGGGGACAGAAAGACCGCCCTTTTCGTCATTATCAGCGACACCGACGACACTTTTAACTTTGTCGTGAGCATACTCTACACCCAGCTATTCAACCTCTTGTGTGACAAGGCTGATGATGAATACGGCGGGCGGCTTCCCGTCCATGTAAGGTGCTTACTTGATGAATTTGCGAATATCGGGCAGATACCGAAGTTTGAAAAGCTCATTGCTACCATAAGAAGCCGGGAAATCTCCGCGTCAATTATCTTGCAGTCACAAAGCCAGCTAAAGGCAATCTACAAAGACAACGCTGACACGATTGTAGGGAATTGCGACACCACCCTTTTCTTGGGCGGCAAGGAAAAAAGCACCCTCAAAGAAATATCGGAAATTTTAGGCAAGGAAACCATAGACAGCTTCAACACGTCCGAAACGCGGGGGCGGGAGCTTTCCCACGGCATGAACTACCAAAAGCTGGGAAAGGAACTTATGACGCAGGACGAGATCGCCGTTATGGACGGCGGCAAGTGCATTTTACAGGTGCGCGGTGTGCGCCCGTTCTTTTCAGATAAGTTTGATATAACGCGACACCCGAAATACAAGTACCTCTCCGACGCAGACCCGAAGAACGCCTTTGACATGGAGAAGCACATCAAACGCCGCCCCGCCATAGTGAAGCCGGACGAGGAATTTGACGTTTACGAGATCGACGGGGCAGATTTACAGGAGGACGCAGACAGTGAATAA
- a CDS encoding PcfB family protein, with the protein MQDEINEKTVALYIKTGKLTAEVLQKAMKAALAQAKKQIGKQPHGKQTLKQLMKQNTGVSNIEITKDNIKAFESIAKKYGIDFALKKDATETPPRYLVFFKGRDADALTAAFKEFSAKKLTQDKKPSIRKALAAFREKAKELNASRQQTKHKDREVSL; encoded by the coding sequence ATGCAGGACGAGATCAACGAGAAAACCGTTGCCCTGTATATCAAGACCGGGAAGCTGACCGCCGAAGTGCTGCAAAAGGCAATGAAAGCCGCGCTTGCACAGGCAAAGAAGCAGATCGGCAAACAGCCCCACGGGAAACAGACCCTAAAGCAGCTTATGAAGCAGAACACGGGCGTTTCCAACATAGAGATCACAAAAGACAATATCAAGGCGTTTGAGAGTATCGCCAAAAAGTACGGTATCGACTTTGCGCTGAAAAAGGACGCGACGGAAACCCCGCCCCGCTACCTTGTATTCTTCAAGGGCAGGGACGCGGACGCACTGACCGCCGCTTTCAAGGAGTTTTCCGCAAAGAAGCTGACGCAGGATAAGAAGCCCTCAATCCGAAAGGCATTAGCCGCTTTCCGGGAAAAGGCAAAGGAGCTGAACGCCAGCCGCCAGCAGACCAAACACAAGGACAGGGAGGTATCGCTATGA
- a CDS encoding DUF5348 domain-containing protein, whose product MAQKTTGALVFDERTDRYDIRFDLASYYGGLHCGDCFDVFTRGKWKPTRIEMNMKQEWYLVGIRADDLNGLRVRI is encoded by the coding sequence ATGGCACAGAAAACGACGGGAGCATTGGTATTTGACGAGCGCACAGACCGCTATGACATTCGCTTTGACCTTGCCAGCTATTACGGCGGGCTGCATTGCGGGGACTGTTTCGACGTGTTCACCCGCGGCAAGTGGAAGCCGACCCGCATTGAAATGAACATGAAACAGGAATGGTACTTAGTTGGTATCAGAGCCGACGATCTTAACGGGCTGCGGGTGCGTATCTGA